A window of Tautonia plasticadhaerens contains these coding sequences:
- a CDS encoding plasmid pRiA4b ORF-3 family protein, whose translation MKLTEGQRRTILRYAELPAHLSGRLAAKGTAATGTPFTLDELDELLDHVEASVYRAKGNEKQKVLRIVERVSKLLGSTIDPDEMPGHRLPKKTDTVFQLKITLRGIDPPIWRRIQTTDCSLGALHEVIQVVMGWEFEHLYRFHIGGLDYADLGMASFDEVEDAFDTTLSEVLPAGNRRPRFDYEYDFGDEWIHQLVVEERFPPEKGMKYPICVAGQRACPPEDCGGPWAYPEFVEAISNHDHRRHEEMLEWVGGEFDPEKFDRNAVNDELRRMQTKVT comes from the coding sequence TTGAAACTCACCGAGGGACAACGCCGCACGATCCTCAGATACGCCGAGTTGCCCGCTCACCTGTCTGGGCGACTGGCAGCCAAGGGCACGGCGGCAACGGGCACTCCGTTCACCCTCGATGAATTGGATGAACTCCTCGATCACGTCGAAGCGTCGGTGTATCGGGCGAAGGGGAATGAGAAGCAGAAAGTGTTGCGTATCGTCGAGAGGGTGTCGAAACTGCTTGGCAGCACCATCGACCCCGACGAGATGCCCGGACATCGGCTTCCGAAAAAGACCGACACCGTTTTTCAGCTCAAGATCACCTTGAGGGGCATCGACCCTCCGATCTGGCGACGCATCCAGACGACGGACTGTAGCTTGGGAGCACTTCACGAAGTCATCCAGGTCGTCATGGGGTGGGAATTCGAGCATCTCTATCGATTCCACATCGGCGGCCTGGACTATGCGGACCTGGGGATGGCGAGCTTCGACGAGGTCGAAGATGCCTTCGACACCACGTTGAGCGAAGTCCTTCCGGCGGGGAACCGCCGACCTCGGTTCGATTACGAGTACGACTTCGGGGACGAATGGATTCATCAACTGGTCGTGGAAGAACGATTCCCGCCCGAGAAGGGTATGAAGTATCCCATTTGCGTGGCGGGGCAGAGGGCGTGCCCGCCAGAAGACTGTGGCGGTCCCTGGGCCTACCCGGAGTTCGTGGAAGCGATCAGCAACCATGACCATCGAAGGCACGAAGAAATGCTGGAATGGGTGGGTGGCGAGTTCGATCCAGAGAAGTTTGATCGGAATGCAGTGAACGACGAGCTTCGGCGTATGCAGACAAAAGTGACATGA